The following coding sequences are from one Gigantopelta aegis isolate Gae_Host chromosome 15, Gae_host_genome, whole genome shotgun sequence window:
- the LOC121390063 gene encoding THUMP domain-containing protein 1-like — protein sequence MDKQNKKRKKSYYLKSSQQKRQKLNKLEAGMRGFLVTCNRDEKQAVREMYNVLNEYADIVYGAEQEQTEPKNTDLDDGSEESSDDDMEKAMNKEVKVIQDSQTGPRRFQNCYTNAKNCIFISTTLDDPCDLAHKIFSDLSSSKKQKTRFAMRLLPVAGTCKAYLEDIKKLAEQILSPHFSTPVGDGKTYGIVFRVRNNNGVSRQCVMPMMGQLIVDMNPLNRVHLNNPDLVVLVEIVCSVCCMSVVKDFYKFRKYNFHEVIKDSGSETDKMHTKVGVSGNEKEKLSTQIGESGNGPDKMSTQVGDSANEKNTLSTQVGDSENGPDHNSTQAEDSGNGTDKKSTQVEELKTLAENAVQNKKADISQTVNFSETQTNIGGKDSTVTEITVDSLKVEKSSLSKEGLCGQSDCENLDKNLNSTSSDCSKKIIPAIENDSCTEMVTS from the exons ATGGATAAGCAAAACAAGAAGCGAAAAAAGTCTTATTACTTGAAGTCGTCGCAGCAGAAGCGACAGAAGCTGAACAAACTGGAGGCCGGTATGCGCGGTTTCCTTGTCACATGTAACCGAGATGAGAAGCAGGCGGTCCGCGAGATGTACAATGTCCTCAATGAATATGCCGATATCGTGTACGGAGCCGAACAAGAACAG actGAGCCAAAAAACACCGATTTAGACGACGGAAGCGAAGAAAGCTCCGATGATGACATGGAGAAGGCCATGAATAAAGAGGTCAAGGTCATTCAGGACTCCCAGACGGGACCGCGACGATTCCAGAACTGCTACACCAATGCCAAGAATTGCATCTTCATCAGCACCACCCTGGATGACCCCTGCGACCTCGCACACAAAATATTCTCCGACTTGTCGTCGAGCAAAAAACAGAAAACGAGATTCGCCATGCGCTTGTTGCCCGTCGCGGGAACGTGCAAAGCGTACCTGGAAGATATTAAGAAACTGGCCGAGCAGATTCTGTCTCCGCACTTCTCAACGCCCGTGGGAGACGGGAAGACGTACGGGATTGTGTTCAGGGTTCGAAACAACAATGGAGTCAGTAGACAGTGTGTGATGCCGATGATGGGACAGTTGATTGTTGACATGAACCCACTGAATAGAGTCCACCTTAACAATCCAGATCTTGTCGTCTTGGTTGAAATCGTCTGTAGTGTCTGTTGTATGAGCGTGGTCAAAGATTTCTACAAATTCAGGAAGTATAATTTTCATGAAGTGATTAAGGATTCAGGAAGCGAAACAGATAAAATGCACACGAAAGTTGGGGTTTCAGGAAATGAAAAAGAGAAATTATCTACACAGATTGGGGAATCAGGAAATGGACCCGACAAAATGTCTACACAGGTTGGGGATTcagcaaatgaaaaaaacacattgtCCACACAGGTTGGGGATTCAGAAAATGGTCCTGACCATAATTCTACACAGGCTGAGGATTCAGGAAATGGAACTGACAAAAAATCTACACAGGTTGAGGAGCTGAAGACTTTGGCCGAGAATGCTGTGCAGAACAAAAAGGCTGACATTTCACAGACTGTTAATTTCAGTGAGACTCAAACGAATATCGGTGGAAAAGATTCAACTGTTACAGAAATAACAGTGGATTCACTGAAGGTGGAGAAGTCATCCTTGTCAAAGGAAGGGTTGTGTGGTCAGAGTGATTGTGAGAATCTTGACAAGAATTTAAACTCGACCAGCAGTGACTGTTCGAAGAAGATCATTCCTGCAATAGAAAATGATAGCTGTACTGAAATGGTTACATCTTGA